The following proteins are encoded in a genomic region of Sorangiineae bacterium MSr12523:
- a CDS encoding metallophosphatase family protein gives MIRYAVVSDVHGNRWALDAVLQDARRRGADVLLNLGDAVYGPLDPSGTAALLRDAGLPTRHIRGNQDRIIYESDADVSLHGSLKFTRSVLADGDVAWLRSLAPHATVADVRLCHGTPESDEVYLLERVTEQGVALRDRESISRLVRGVTERVLLCGHTHIPRLIQLESLVIVNPGSVGLPAYSDDLPHPHCMETGSPHARYAIVHVGPTISVDLIGVAYDWETAATVASKNGRPDWAVALRTGRAA, from the coding sequence ATGATTCGGTACGCGGTCGTTTCCGACGTGCACGGAAATCGGTGGGCCCTGGATGCGGTTCTGCAGGATGCGCGGCGCCGCGGTGCCGATGTGCTGCTCAACCTCGGCGATGCCGTTTACGGTCCGCTCGATCCGAGTGGCACGGCCGCCTTGTTGCGCGACGCCGGGCTCCCGACCCGCCATATTCGAGGCAACCAAGACCGCATCATTTACGAGAGCGACGCGGATGTAAGCCTACACGGCTCCCTGAAGTTTACACGGAGCGTGCTCGCGGATGGCGATGTCGCATGGCTGCGCAGTCTCGCTCCACATGCGACTGTGGCGGACGTGCGACTCTGTCACGGAACGCCCGAGAGCGACGAAGTGTACTTGCTGGAGCGGGTGACGGAACAAGGTGTTGCTCTGCGCGACCGCGAGAGCATTTCGAGGCTCGTTCGTGGGGTCACCGAGCGCGTTTTGCTATGCGGGCACACGCATATCCCCCGGTTGATCCAGCTCGAGTCGCTCGTCATCGTAAACCCGGGGAGCGTGGGCCTTCCGGCCTATTCCGACGATCTCCCGCACCCCCACTGCATGGAAACGGGAAGCCCCCACGCGCGGTATGCGATCGTCCACGTGGGACCGACCATTTCCGTGGATCTCATCGGCGTGGCCTACGACTGGGAAACTGCGGCCACGGTCGCTTCGAAGAAC
- a CDS encoding MFS transporter encodes MAVEVRLSSKTGRYVLLATVLGSGMAMLDATVVNVTLPRIGAELSASMAGLQWIVNSYMLTLAAFILLGGSLGDRYGRRRLFVVGTAWFATASLLCGLAHSVTMLVAARVFQGIGGALLTPGSLALIQASIVKDDRSRAIGAWSALGGIAGAIGPFLGGWMADTIGWRWVFFLNAPLAVVAMAIAWRHVPESKADGARGPFDGGGALLGVLALAGITYALIEWSALAAVLGLVALIAFVAVERKHPDAMLPLDIFAPRTFAAINVVTIFMYAAISGVFFFLVLDLQVVAGFSSVHAGSALLPATLLLLTLSTHAGALAKRVGPRTPLAAGLFLAAIGVFLMSRIGSNVSYLADVLPAVLLFGVGLSLAVAPLTATVLASADPSRAGIASGVNNATARTGGLLAVAALPLLAGLPHDYTDHAAFMSGFRTAMLACAALFSFAGVLAWLLIRGNALDAGPKAPQCKVHCGLGAPPLEPVAD; translated from the coding sequence ATGGCAGTCGAAGTTCGTCTTTCCTCGAAGACCGGCCGCTACGTGCTCCTTGCAACGGTGCTCGGGTCGGGCATGGCCATGCTCGATGCGACCGTGGTCAACGTTACATTGCCCAGGATCGGTGCGGAGCTTTCCGCGTCGATGGCCGGTCTTCAATGGATCGTGAACTCGTACATGCTCACGTTGGCCGCGTTCATCCTGCTCGGAGGCTCGCTCGGCGATCGCTACGGGCGGCGCAGGCTGTTCGTGGTGGGGACGGCATGGTTCGCTACGGCGTCGCTTCTTTGCGGGCTCGCGCACAGCGTGACCATGCTCGTGGCGGCGCGCGTCTTTCAGGGCATCGGTGGCGCGCTTCTCACGCCGGGATCGCTCGCGCTCATTCAGGCCAGCATCGTCAAAGACGACCGCTCGCGCGCCATTGGCGCATGGTCGGCTCTCGGCGGCATCGCGGGCGCGATTGGTCCATTCCTCGGCGGCTGGATGGCGGACACCATCGGGTGGCGCTGGGTCTTCTTTCTCAATGCGCCGCTGGCCGTCGTCGCCATGGCCATTGCGTGGCGGCACGTACCGGAAAGCAAGGCGGACGGCGCGCGCGGGCCCTTCGACGGTGGCGGTGCCTTGCTCGGTGTGCTCGCACTCGCCGGCATCACGTACGCGCTCATCGAGTGGTCTGCGCTGGCGGCGGTGCTCGGTTTGGTGGCGCTGATCGCCTTCGTGGCGGTCGAGCGCAAACACCCGGACGCGATGCTCCCGCTCGACATTTTTGCTCCGCGCACGTTTGCCGCCATCAATGTGGTGACCATCTTCATGTATGCGGCCATCAGCGGAGTCTTCTTTTTTCTCGTGCTCGATTTGCAAGTTGTCGCCGGTTTCTCTTCGGTGCATGCGGGCTCCGCGCTCCTGCCGGCCACGCTGCTGCTGCTCACGCTTTCGACCCACGCCGGCGCCCTCGCGAAGCGCGTCGGACCGCGCACGCCGCTCGCCGCTGGTCTCTTTCTCGCCGCCATTGGCGTATTTCTCATGAGCCGCATTGGTTCGAACGTCTCGTACCTCGCCGACGTCTTACCGGCCGTGTTGCTTTTCGGCGTCGGGCTCTCCCTTGCCGTGGCGCCGCTCACGGCGACGGTGCTCGCCAGCGCCGATCCATCCCGCGCCGGAATTGCCAGTGGCGTGAACAACGCCACCGCCCGAACCGGCGGACTGCTCGCCGTTGCCGCCTTGCCACTTCTCGCCGGGCTCCCGCACGACTACACCGACCACGCTGCATTCATGTCGGGCTTCCGCACCGCCATGCTCGCGTGCGCCGCGCTTTTCTCATTCGCCGGCGTGCTCGCATGGCTCCTGATCCGAGGAAACGCCCTGGACGCCGGCCCCAAAGCCCCGCAATGCAAAGTACACTGCGGATTGGGCGCACCCCCCCTGGAACCGGTCGCCGACTGA
- a CDS encoding GNAT family N-acetyltransferase, whose protein sequence is MRIFFRGNLAIHAHCTYIDRDARGIAATLTVVPPGGVRVSLPEMLKNGLASLLLAQGPSVLRRMHVLDRAFKEADTAVAPGPHWYLHMMAVRGDLRGRGLGSKLASACLQRIVDEDDTHDRHYPTTLATQLETNCVFYRRLGFVDAGARIMMGAAGAPYTTFLMHRPAKTNA, encoded by the coding sequence TTGCGCATTTTCTTTCGCGGCAATCTGGCCATACATGCACATTGCACCTATATCGACCGCGACGCCCGGGGGATTGCCGCCACCCTGACTGTCGTACCGCCCGGTGGCGTGCGGGTGTCTTTGCCCGAAATGCTGAAAAACGGCCTCGCGAGCCTTCTGCTCGCGCAAGGGCCGAGCGTGCTCCGACGCATGCACGTTCTCGATCGGGCATTCAAGGAGGCCGATACCGCCGTAGCGCCCGGGCCTCATTGGTATTTGCACATGATGGCCGTTCGTGGCGATCTGCGAGGACGCGGGCTCGGCTCGAAGTTGGCCAGTGCCTGTTTGCAGAGAATCGTCGATGAAGACGATACACACGACCGCCACTATCCAACGACACTGGCTACCCAGCTCGAAACGAACTGCGTCTTTTACCGGAGGCTCGGCTTCGTCGATGCAGGAGCGCGAATCATGATGGGAGCAGCCGGTGCGCCCTACACGACCTTTCTCATGCACCGTCCTGCGAAAACGAACGCGTGA
- a CDS encoding AraC family transcriptional regulator, which produces MTPSIARAWSSELATYTTKKTAVQRLDPRIAKAMSTLARNERAPTIAQMAGAVRLSQSRFSHLFAAETGTTYRHCFLLSRLQDVVNMSFIQHGSMTQAAHSAGFADLAHCSRTYRRIIGVSPGIHLKDWQLQVVGDGSLRPF; this is translated from the coding sequence TTGACGCCCTCCATCGCGAGAGCATGGTCTTCCGAGCTCGCCACCTACACGACGAAAAAGACCGCCGTGCAGCGGCTCGACCCACGCATTGCAAAGGCGATGAGTACGCTTGCGCGAAACGAACGCGCACCCACCATCGCCCAAATGGCAGGCGCGGTACGTCTCTCGCAAAGCCGCTTTTCGCATCTTTTTGCAGCGGAAACCGGCACGACCTACCGGCATTGCTTCCTACTTAGCCGACTGCAGGACGTCGTGAACATGTCATTCATACAACACGGATCCATGACCCAAGCTGCGCATTCGGCAGGCTTCGCCGATCTTGCTCATTGCTCGCGGACGTATCGCCGAATCATAGGCGTCTCCCCCGGGATCCACCTGAAGGATTGGCAACTCCAGGTCGTCGGCGATGGATCACTACGTCCCTTTTGA
- a CDS encoding glycosyltransferase: MTPHVLLHLLPAIVLAVVGHLEQANRMRAARKYRPARRGHREPMAAVCPVYREDPRLFARALRSWLNNDLAEVVCVIHEDETACIEIARTCGVRVITVAHRDKRQALKIGWEAVTANLVALVDSDTVWARNLVETVSAPFADPAIGGVATQSFVLEPITFWEQLRCGKGPIAVMAAQTVRGRALGCLPGRTAVYRRDLLNRIGPDFVNQYFLGKRCGPGDDTRLSALTLRAGYHTVLQANAHVWSRFPNTFGGMLRQRLRHQRNSWREHLTALTGRWLWRHPYLARCVVTSVLLRLGFLLATAYFVLLAAWGHFLVPGLVLVAWCGRRIIRTAHSLHRAGRPRSLTFGLLAIDILSHGLDAFGLLTLRRQGWLTREHGTSNNTVRTYLG, encoded by the coding sequence GTGACGCCGCATGTGCTGCTGCACCTGCTGCCGGCCATCGTGTTGGCGGTGGTAGGGCACCTCGAACAGGCAAACCGAATGCGGGCCGCCCGCAAGTACCGGCCCGCCCGACGTGGACATCGGGAGCCCATGGCCGCCGTATGCCCGGTGTACCGCGAAGATCCGCGTCTCTTTGCTCGGGCCTTGCGCTCGTGGCTCAACAACGATCTCGCCGAGGTGGTCTGCGTCATCCACGAGGACGAGACCGCGTGCATCGAGATCGCGCGCACGTGCGGCGTGCGGGTGATCACCGTCGCGCACCGCGACAAGCGGCAGGCGCTCAAGATCGGCTGGGAGGCGGTCACGGCCAACCTGGTCGCCTTGGTGGACTCCGACACGGTTTGGGCGCGCAACCTCGTGGAGACCGTCAGCGCCCCCTTTGCCGATCCGGCGATTGGAGGCGTGGCGACGCAGTCGTTCGTTCTCGAGCCGATCACATTCTGGGAGCAACTGCGCTGCGGGAAGGGCCCGATTGCCGTGATGGCGGCGCAAACCGTCCGTGGCCGGGCGCTCGGCTGCCTGCCAGGTCGGACGGCGGTCTATCGACGTGATCTGCTGAATCGGATCGGCCCCGACTTCGTGAATCAATATTTCCTTGGCAAACGCTGTGGTCCCGGCGACGACACCCGTCTCTCGGCGCTGACGCTTCGAGCGGGATACCACACCGTTCTCCAGGCCAATGCCCACGTTTGGTCCCGTTTTCCCAATACGTTCGGCGGCATGCTCCGGCAGCGTCTACGCCATCAACGCAACAGCTGGCGGGAGCACCTGACCGCGTTGACGGGCCGATGGCTCTGGCGACATCCGTATTTGGCCCGGTGCGTGGTCACCTCGGTCCTGCTCCGTCTCGGCTTTCTTCTTGCGACGGCCTATTTCGTCTTGCTGGCGGCATGGGGTCATTTCCTGGTACCGGGATTGGTGCTGGTGGCCTGGTGTGGCCGCAGAATCATCCGGACGGCGCATTCCCTGCATCGTGCAGGCCGTCCTCGGAGCCTGACGTTCGGTCTCCTTGCGATCGATATCTTGTCCCACGGGCTCGACGCCTTCGGGCTATTGACCCTTCGCCGCCAAGGTTGGCTCACACGCGAGCACGGAACGTCGAATAATACCGTACGAACGTATCTTGGTTGA
- a CDS encoding DegT/DnrJ/EryC1/StrS family aminotransferase, with product MARDSEDEAWVRAALEKLTGFEHQVFFQSGTAAIEVILRIVTRPGARVALSAFGCWTLPFAVTKQRRRPVFLDIDEYWSASVDTAGPTETSILIDPWGACADGRCAAKTSTVIADMTLAPGARLDGQFVAGWSSAGIISLGSGKPLSVGGGGVALFHDPLLAREARRMYRFGFEDGHWARRLERYTFSPYLFPVLAKKLRHLPSSEAASVSAQRSRSVLRSLGLGTNDLRPGGTWGHENLLPVLLPSSFPLSTRDVEGVAVASGLRLARHPVSPPYLEKAWRRRETARCRRAEDYSRRCLFFYPSEISADVLAEFFGKVLARPERFRAPFLLPRPTGTLPADIERLARHARLVRKLDGNYGLLEEELNLLWPVDEGEAALIQTQQVRRRSAMAREALRDSAFQCQ from the coding sequence ATGGCTCGCGATTCCGAGGACGAGGCTTGGGTCCGGGCCGCGCTCGAGAAACTGACGGGCTTCGAGCATCAAGTTTTCTTCCAATCCGGAACTGCGGCAATAGAGGTCATCCTGAGGATCGTCACCAGGCCCGGTGCGCGGGTCGCGCTCTCGGCGTTTGGTTGCTGGACCCTGCCGTTTGCCGTCACGAAGCAGCGCCGCCGTCCCGTTTTTCTCGACATCGACGAGTATTGGTCGGCGAGCGTCGACACGGCGGGACCGACGGAAACGTCCATCCTCATCGATCCATGGGGAGCGTGCGCGGACGGGCGATGTGCAGCGAAGACGAGCACGGTCATCGCGGACATGACGCTCGCACCCGGAGCTCGACTCGATGGTCAATTCGTGGCTGGGTGGAGCTCGGCAGGCATTATCAGCCTCGGCAGCGGAAAGCCGCTCTCCGTGGGCGGTGGCGGCGTGGCACTCTTTCATGATCCACTCCTCGCACGCGAGGCGAGGCGGATGTACCGCTTCGGTTTCGAGGACGGACATTGGGCGCGCAGGCTGGAACGATACACCTTCTCGCCTTACCTCTTTCCGGTGCTGGCAAAAAAACTCCGACACCTTCCCTCGAGTGAAGCAGCCTCCGTGAGCGCCCAGCGATCGCGCTCCGTCCTTCGTTCCCTCGGCCTAGGCACGAACGACCTGCGGCCCGGAGGCACTTGGGGTCACGAGAATCTTTTGCCAGTCTTGCTTCCCAGTAGCTTCCCTCTGAGTACGCGCGATGTCGAAGGTGTTGCCGTGGCATCGGGGCTGCGACTCGCGCGACACCCCGTCAGTCCTCCCTACCTCGAGAAGGCATGGCGTCGGCGCGAGACCGCACGCTGTCGACGTGCCGAGGACTATTCCAGGCGCTGCCTCTTCTTTTATCCTTCCGAAATCAGCGCCGACGTCCTTGCCGAATTTTTCGGTAAGGTGCTCGCGCGGCCCGAGCGATTCCGCGCGCCGTTTTTGCTTCCCCGCCCGACCGGCACGCTGCCGGCTGATATCGAACGATTGGCGCGCCACGCGCGCCTCGTCCGTAAGCTGGATGGTAATTACGGACTCCTCGAGGAGGAGCTCAATCTTCTGTGGCCGGTCGATGAGGGCGAGGCTGCCCTCATCCAAACGCAGCAGGTCCGGAGGCGGAGCGCCATGGCTCGAGAAGCTCTTCGAGATTCAGCATTTCAGTGCCAATGA
- a CDS encoding glycosyl hydrolase, translating to MTRLYSVLLGTTFVASMAFGCEQADRSEAGGEQEALTVDCTNAANWAAGVAYSVGKVVLYNGSAYQCIQAHTSQADWTPPATPALWNAATCSGGGGTDAGTDSGGGVDSGPPPPPPPPPPGGILFGPYKDISINMDWNTSAMRTAVTGSIIPLVGSNGLIPGKSNLRGITLAFATGECGSENWAGVTRSAFASANIAGLDSNGVSYVVSTGGAAGSFRCSSQSGMTNFINQYMSSHLVGIDYDIEGGLSQGDIDNLVAQTKFAESQFPNLRFSFTLATLAASDGSHGGLNSLGDMVVKSIKAAGLPRYTINLMVMDYGNTSPAVCVVQNGTCNMGQSAIQAVQNLQFTYGIPSSQIELTPMIGQNDTVSEVVSLADVDTISNYVKSQGLVGVHFWSLDRDTPCPGGSTSSTCSSTSNPSLAYTNRFLSDLGN from the coding sequence ATGACGCGTCTATACTCGGTTCTACTCGGCACGACCTTCGTCGCGTCCATGGCCTTTGGATGTGAGCAAGCGGATCGCTCGGAGGCGGGCGGTGAGCAGGAAGCGTTGACGGTCGACTGCACGAATGCCGCCAATTGGGCTGCCGGCGTGGCGTATTCCGTTGGGAAAGTCGTTTTGTACAACGGCAGCGCCTATCAGTGCATTCAGGCCCACACGAGCCAAGCCGATTGGACGCCACCGGCCACGCCCGCCTTGTGGAACGCCGCCACCTGCAGCGGCGGCGGCGGAACCGATGCAGGCACGGACAGCGGCGGCGGGGTCGATTCCGGACCGCCACCGCCGCCGCCTCCCCCTCCGCCGGGAGGGATTCTGTTTGGCCCCTACAAGGATATTTCGATCAACATGGATTGGAACACCAGCGCGATGCGAACCGCGGTGACCGGATCCATCATTCCGCTCGTGGGCAGCAACGGCTTGATACCCGGAAAATCCAATCTCCGCGGGATCACCTTGGCCTTCGCCACCGGTGAATGCGGCAGCGAAAATTGGGCGGGGGTGACCCGGAGTGCCTTTGCCAGCGCCAACATCGCGGGGCTCGATAGCAATGGCGTGAGCTATGTGGTCTCCACCGGCGGGGCGGCCGGCAGCTTCCGCTGCTCCAGCCAGTCGGGCATGACCAACTTCATCAATCAATACATGTCATCGCACCTGGTGGGCATCGATTACGATATCGAAGGAGGCCTGTCCCAAGGCGACATCGACAACCTCGTGGCGCAGACCAAGTTTGCCGAGTCTCAGTTTCCGAATCTGCGATTCTCCTTCACACTCGCCACCTTGGCGGCGTCCGACGGCAGCCATGGCGGGCTCAATTCGCTGGGCGACATGGTCGTGAAGTCCATCAAAGCCGCCGGCCTGCCGCGCTACACCATCAACTTGATGGTCATGGATTACGGCAACACGTCGCCCGCGGTGTGCGTGGTCCAAAACGGCACGTGCAACATGGGACAATCGGCCATTCAGGCGGTGCAGAATCTGCAATTTACCTACGGAATTCCATCGAGCCAGATCGAGCTGACGCCCATGATCGGACAGAACGACACGGTCAGCGAGGTGGTATCACTCGCCGACGTGGACACCATCAGCAACTACGTGAAGTCGCAAGGTCTCGTCGGTGTCCATTTCTGGTCCCTGGACCGCGACACACCGTGCCCCGGTGGCTCCACGTCGTCGACGTGCAGCTCCACCTCGAATCCATCGCTGGCCTATACGAATCGCTTCCTGAGCGATTTGGGCAACTAA
- a CDS encoding DUF2252 domain-containing protein, with protein MFTLFLGAGGCAGAHGDGASGSDNSLEVTSADPGPLTAAELGAVPDRLRLRATNPELDDAAFELKWQAAKKDAFSFFRSFDAGYHADLAGVPASRVPGAETLCVGDAHPENFGFMKLPSGTRFAINDFDDAGYCPAAFDAARFFAALTLAYGNEALTQRALERYVDSLKDASKARSIDSDLEPSWKKKREKGLAKYTKDGAFVLGDATDLSAPDPAERAATLSAIAADARLGNVTVKDIADYARTTGGSSGLRRIWVLVDSSSARSILELKELASPGVTWGRHTRTLEPSVRFETLKRTFWKDADPGDVFDVSLLGTHFMLRDRLLRDAPDLAELDSDDLAEVLDVEASQLALLHASAFADVKKGPLRTWLLGTARTLATRWKDAWNAARTVR; from the coding sequence ATGTTCACCCTTTTCCTTGGCGCCGGAGGATGCGCGGGGGCGCACGGTGATGGTGCATCCGGGAGCGACAATTCGCTCGAGGTGACCTCGGCCGATCCCGGACCGCTCACCGCGGCCGAGCTCGGGGCCGTGCCCGATCGTCTTCGGCTGCGCGCGACCAACCCAGAGCTCGACGATGCCGCGTTCGAGCTCAAATGGCAGGCCGCCAAAAAGGATGCCTTCTCGTTCTTTCGCTCATTCGATGCCGGCTATCACGCCGACTTGGCCGGCGTGCCGGCATCCCGGGTCCCCGGCGCCGAGACCTTGTGTGTCGGGGATGCGCACCCGGAAAACTTCGGGTTCATGAAGCTCCCCAGCGGAACGCGCTTCGCGATCAACGATTTCGACGACGCAGGGTATTGCCCGGCGGCCTTCGACGCCGCGCGCTTCTTCGCCGCATTGACACTTGCATATGGCAACGAGGCGTTGACCCAACGCGCACTCGAGCGCTACGTCGATTCCTTGAAGGATGCCTCGAAGGCTCGCTCCATCGATTCCGATCTCGAGCCAAGCTGGAAAAAGAAGCGTGAAAAAGGTCTGGCCAAGTACACGAAAGACGGTGCGTTCGTGCTGGGCGATGCCACGGATCTCTCGGCGCCCGATCCGGCCGAGCGCGCGGCCACGTTGTCCGCGATCGCCGCCGATGCACGCCTGGGCAATGTCACGGTGAAAGACATCGCCGATTATGCCCGAACCACGGGCGGTAGCAGCGGCCTCCGGCGCATTTGGGTGCTCGTCGATTCATCGTCCGCGCGCAGCATTCTCGAGCTGAAAGAACTCGCCTCCCCCGGAGTAACGTGGGGACGACACACGCGAACCCTCGAGCCCAGCGTCCGCTTCGAGACCTTGAAGCGCACATTCTGGAAGGACGCCGATCCCGGAGACGTCTTCGACGTGTCCCTGCTGGGAACGCACTTCATGCTCCGCGACCGGCTCTTGCGCGACGCGCCCGATCTCGCCGAGTTGGACTCCGATGACCTCGCCGAGGTGCTGGACGTGGAAGCGAGCCAGCTCGCCCTTCTCCACGCGAGCGCATTCGCCGACGTGAAGAAAGGGCCCCTGCGCACCTGGCTTCTCGGCACCGCGCGGACCCTCGCCACGCGATGGAAAGACGCTTGGAACGCGGCGCGCACCGTGCGGTGA
- a CDS encoding SRPBCC family protein encodes MAKSYYSTVLRHSVEEVWAVIRLFDRYAWAGVPSETIIEEGKAGDQVGAVRRVVAGETTLRQRLLAHSDVEHSYTYALCEPSPFPIRNYVATIRLTPVVDGNLAFVEWWATFDCAPLEHDRWVHHFEQEGFAKWLSALRRYMSQDTR; translated from the coding sequence ATGGCGAAATCCTATTACAGTACCGTTCTGAGGCATTCCGTGGAGGAGGTCTGGGCCGTCATCCGGCTCTTCGACCGGTATGCGTGGGCGGGTGTTCCGAGTGAGACGATCATCGAAGAGGGCAAGGCCGGCGACCAAGTCGGCGCAGTCCGCCGGGTCGTGGCGGGCGAAACGACCCTTCGTCAACGGCTCCTCGCGCACTCGGATGTCGAGCACTCGTACACGTATGCGTTGTGCGAACCGTCGCCCTTCCCCATACGCAACTACGTGGCGACCATCCGGCTCACACCCGTGGTCGATGGCAATCTGGCGTTCGTCGAATGGTGGGCTACCTTCGATTGCGCTCCCCTCGAGCACGACCGGTGGGTACATCACTTCGAGCAAGAGGGCTTTGCCAAATGGCTCTCCGCACTGCGACGCTACATGTCTCAGGACACTCGATAA
- a CDS encoding protein kinase, whose translation MLTPPIPDDEAKRLALLKACKIIYTPAEEAFDDIARLAAQLCGTEIALITLVDSDYQWFKARVGVEQVGTPRDLSFCGHCINHHHPLVVPDTHADPRFADNPLVTGEPYLRSYAGVPLLVEAGSSVGALSVADRKPMQLSEKQISSLELLARQISRELRLRRDLDRAGANVSGEDFPVAPGAIIGRRWQVTKLLGKGGTGAVFEARDPDGERVAVKVLLPEWKASEQVVERFAREARVLMRLRTRHVGKLFEVGNLGSREGGLPFLVLELLEGSDLENILRSSGRIAIHDAFSWGADACQGVAEAHDLGVVHRDLKPSNVFLASGGGERVIKVIDFGIAAGDPGIGSRSNLTANESLMGSPAYMAPEQMMASADVDARTDIWSMGVTLYELITGSLPFHGNSELELFANAMTKEPIPLRNHLANPSQPVEAVLQKCLRRARDHRFDSMSALASALRAAIA comes from the coding sequence ATGCTCACGCCCCCCATTCCCGACGACGAGGCGAAGCGACTCGCGCTACTCAAGGCATGCAAGATCATCTACACGCCGGCCGAGGAAGCGTTCGACGACATTGCTCGCCTCGCGGCGCAGCTATGTGGCACCGAGATCGCGTTGATTACGCTCGTCGACTCGGATTACCAATGGTTCAAGGCCCGCGTCGGGGTGGAGCAGGTCGGGACGCCGCGCGATCTTTCCTTTTGCGGGCACTGCATCAATCATCATCACCCGCTCGTGGTCCCCGACACACACGCGGATCCGCGCTTTGCCGACAATCCACTCGTGACCGGAGAGCCCTATCTTCGGTCGTATGCCGGAGTTCCGCTGCTCGTGGAGGCCGGGTCGTCGGTGGGCGCTCTTTCGGTTGCCGATCGCAAGCCCATGCAGCTGAGTGAAAAGCAGATTTCCTCGCTCGAGCTCCTTGCGCGACAGATCTCGCGTGAGCTCCGCCTGCGACGCGATTTGGATCGCGCCGGGGCGAACGTGTCCGGCGAGGACTTTCCCGTTGCACCGGGCGCCATCATCGGCCGCCGCTGGCAGGTGACGAAGCTATTGGGGAAAGGCGGCACGGGCGCGGTCTTCGAGGCGCGGGACCCGGATGGAGAGCGCGTTGCGGTCAAAGTGTTGCTCCCCGAGTGGAAGGCCAGCGAGCAAGTCGTCGAACGCTTTGCGCGCGAGGCGCGTGTGCTCATGCGCCTGCGCACCCGGCACGTAGGCAAACTGTTCGAGGTCGGAAACCTGGGGTCGCGCGAGGGAGGGCTCCCGTTTCTCGTCCTCGAGCTGCTGGAAGGCTCGGATCTCGAGAACATCCTCCGCTCGAGCGGCCGCATCGCCATCCACGACGCGTTCTCATGGGGCGCAGACGCCTGCCAAGGAGTCGCCGAGGCGCACGATCTCGGCGTCGTCCATCGGGATTTGAAGCCGTCGAATGTCTTCCTCGCATCCGGCGGGGGCGAGAGGGTCATCAAAGTCATCGACTTCGGCATCGCCGCAGGAGATCCGGGCATCGGTAGCCGCTCGAACCTCACGGCCAACGAATCGCTGATGGGATCCCCGGCATACATGGCGCCGGAGCAAATGATGGCATCGGCCGATGTGGATGCGCGGACCGACATCTGGTCGATGGGCGTGACATTGTACGAGCTCATCACCGGCAGCCTGCCTTTCCACGGCAATTCCGAGCTGGAGCTGTTTGCCAACGCAATGACGAAAGAACCCATTCCCCTTCGCAATCACCTTGCGAATCCGTCGCAGCCCGTCGAGGCCGTGCTGCAGAAGTGCCTGCGACGTGCCCGCGATCACCGATTCGACTCGATGTCGGCACTCGCTTCCGCGCTTCGCGCAGCCATCGCGTGA